CGCCGGCCCGGCCCAAGGACAGACCGAGCACCAGCAGGATCTCGGCGAAGAGATAGCTGCGCGCAAGGCCAGGCTGCTCACCGCTGCGCATGTCGGTCAGGGTACTGGTCAGCCCTGCGTCGAGAATCCGGGCACGAAGGTGTCGACGCAGCCTGCCGCGCCGCTATCGACTCCGATGGCGAACGCCTCGAGGCGTTCATCGGCGGTGCCGTGCGCGTCGGGGTCGTTCCACGGCACGCCTTCGGGATCCGCGACCGAGACCACCGCGGCGGCGGCCTGGTCGGCGGCATCTGCGCCCAGTAGGCCCTGTTCGTCGGCCCACCCGGCCCAGGCCCCCGCGAAGCAGTCCGCTTGCAGTTCGGACTCGATCGTGAGGGGGAACTGCTCGCTGAGCCCCAGGCGCCCGAACTCGTGGGCCAGGATCACCGCGTTGGCCATATCCCCGAATTCCTCGTAGTAGGGGACCATCAGGCCGGGCTCGTCCCACGCGATGTAGTCGCCGTCGCTCTGCGAGCAGTACACGGCGTTCTCCGGACCCACCGGCTGGCCGCCGCAATCCGGGCCGTCCTGCTCCGGCGGGTAGTACGCGATGAACTCGCCCGGGTCGGTCCACTCGATGCCGAACTCGGCGGGCAGGGTCTCGATCCAGTACTCGTTGATCGCTCCGAGTGCCAGATCCATCGCCTCGTCGTACGCCGCGAAGTCGAACTCCTGCGTCTCGCCCTCGGCCTTGAAGGAGAACGAGGTCCCCGACGGCGCAGAGGTGGGGACAGCGCCGGTCCGCTCGCCGCCGGCCGGGACTGTCGCCTGCTCCGGGACCGCGGGTGTTCCTGGATCCGACGGGGTGGTCCCGCCGCAGCCGGCAACCAGGACCAGCGCGGCGACCATGGGGGTGAGCAACTTGATCATTGGAGAAACGGTAGTGCCGTCGAGGTGTTCATGACGTGCGGCGAAGGTGGCTCCCGCGACTGGACTCGAACCAGTAACCGTCCGATTAACAGTCGGATGCTCTGCCAATTGAGCTACGCGGGAATCTTCCCTAGCGTACCGATCGCCCGTCGTGGTGCTTCCCCCGGGGCGCGCAGTCACGCTATCCGGTGCGTGTGCATGGGTCGTTCGGTTGGTCGGTGCGCCGGGGAGGTTGCGGTTCGGCAACGTCAATGATCGAGGCACGTTTTTGTGGTGTGGAGTCCAGTCGCCTTGGGTACTGTGATGTCACCTGATTCATATCGAAAGGGATGCACCCATGATTGTTCGTCGTATCACCGCCAGTGCCGCTGGTCTGGCGCTGGTAGGTACGGCTTTCGCTGCGGCTCCGGCCATGGCCAAGCAGAACACCACCACGCTCAAGCTCGACAGCAGGCTTGGTCTCCGCGTTCAGCGCCGTCGGGGTGACCCCGTCGGCCGTCAAGCCCGCGAAGCTCAGCGGAACCACCATCAGCTTCCCGGCCAAGCTCAAGGGCAAGACCATCACCCACAAGGGTGGCCTGAAGCTCACCACCGCCGCCGGCTTCGTGTCGCTGGAGAACATCGTCATCAACTACAAGACCGGCAAGGCGACCGCCGATGTCGGCAACCCGGTGACCCCGGACCCCCTGAACATCAAGAACATCCTGGTGATCAAGGGCGGCAAGAACAAGATCGCCAAGAAGGGCACGTGGAACAACGCCACCGCCAGCCTGAACAAGAGCGTCGAGGCGCTCGGCTCCAAGCAGGACCCCGCTGTCCTGCTGGCGCAGGTCCTCGGCCTGCCGGCGGGCTCGATCCCGACCGGCCAGGCGCTGGGCAAGATCACCATCAAGGTGAAGAAGTAGCACCAAGCACCCGAAGGGGAGCGGTCGGCACAGCCGGTCGCTCCCCTTCGCTTGTGCGGCCTAGACTCAAGTCCGGGGCGATAGCTCAATCGGTCAGAGCGCCGGACTCATAATCCGTTGGTTCCGGGTTCAAGCCCCGGTCGCCCCACAGTGAAACGTCGCGGGACATCTAGACGGTGTCCCGCGACGTCGTTCTTGTCGGTTTTGCAGCGGCTCTTATGTCGGGCGTGTGGCAGCGCCCCACCGTTCAGCTGGCCACCGGTTCCGGAGCCCGGTCGTGCCATGACATCCGGCGGTAGGCGATCAGAAGTACCACGGCCAGCAAGGGCCCGAGCACATCGCTGGGGATGGCCCAGACGTTGTCGGGTGCGGTGTTGTTGTGCGCGCTCCACTGCATGACGTGGCCGATCGCGTCTCCCCAGTAGCAGATCGCCAGGACCACGACGGCGGCGGTCAGCCAGCCGTCGCGCCGCCAGGCGCAGCCGATCCCCAGGACTCCGATCGCCGCGTCGGCCCAGCCGACCTCCCACTGGAACATCGACGGCGCGTAGCCGATGCCGGCCGCGATCTCCGCGGAGTTGGGACCGAGGTGCCCGAGGGCCGCCACCAGCGTCCATGCGCCACCGAAGACCAGTACCCACAGCAACAGCAACTCCACCACCCGGCGGGGGGTGCGGGCGTGCTCGCTGCGGTCGGCGGCCACGTGGATGCCCCATCCGGCGAACGTGATGACCCACGGAGTCAAGAAGAAGACCATGGCGGCAACGTAGCGGCGGTGGATCCGCGTGTGAGAGCCCCGTCCTTGGGACCGGTGCGGAGGACGGGGCCTCGGAGCAGCCCGTCAGGCGGTAGGTCCGGCCATCTACATCAATCACCGCACCAACCAGGCCCAGACAGTGAGTTTCTGGGAGAGCAAGGAGGCCATGGAGGCCACCGCGCAGGGCACTGAATACCTGGCTCGCGTGGTGGGGATGCTGCGTTCCTGCCTGGTCAACCGCGAGTACGCGCAGTGGGAGGTCGGTGCCCACGACACGCTGTCATCCCACCTCAAGGGCGGACGGCGGGGAGAGACCCCACGCCGTGATTGTCCTCCCCGTTGTTCGCGCCGATGCAGACATGGGCGATTGTCTGAACGGTCTGTTCGGAAATCGGACACGTTCGACGCGGGTGGCCGAAATGCCCGTTATGCCCCTTGACCGCCGGTTTCACGCACCGCTAGGTTTCCGCGAGGCAGTTGACAGTGTCGTCAAGCGGAACCGGGGTACCTGTGAAACGCATGGTCGTGGCACTGGTGTCGGCCGGGGTGATGGCGGCCCTGACGGCCACGCCGGCGTCGGCCGTGGACCTCGACCCGGTGCGCCTCGAACTCGTCGATGTGCCCGCCACGGTGCCTGCCGGGACCGATGCTTCGGTTGGCGCCTTCGTTCCGCGGGGTACCCGTTGCCGCCTCATCGTGCGGCACGACGCCACTGAGGTCTGGAAAGGCCCCCGGGCACGGGCCACCTCCGGCTTCATGCAGTTCCCCTGGACCCAGCAGCCGGGCAGTGCGACCGGCGAGTGGCGGCTGCGCGTCAAGTGCCGCGACGACCTGCGGCGATGGAAGTCCAAGTGGGGGGCCTTCAGCGTCACCGGCTCGGCCGCTGCTCAGTCGTCCACTCCCACCTTGAACCGCCCTGCCTCGGCCTCCGTCTCGGCGGTTCCCCGGTCCTACGGATGGCAACCATTCGGCACCACCCTTATCAAGGGCACCGACTGGTTCAACGGCCGCGGCGTGGACGTGCGCAGCAACGGCGGGAACGGATGTGCCTCGGGATGTGCAGTGCGCGGGACCTACGGCACCAAGTACCAGTGCGTCGAGTTGGTCAACCGGTTCGTCCGGACCCAGGGGTGGGTGACCAGCAACATCATGGGCAACGCCGGCCAGCTCATGCGGACGGCGCCGGCTGACGTCTTCGACAAGCATCCGGCCGGCGACGGCTACCTGCCCGTGCCGGGCGACATCATCGTGTGGACCGGCGGCAGCAGCGGCTACGGTCACGTCGCGGTGGTGTCGTCCGTGACGGGGCGCGTGGTCACCTTCGTCGAGCAGAATGCCAATCGCAGCGGCTCGTGGCACCTGACCATGAACGCGAATGGCAAGCTGGCCGGTTACGGGTCGTTGGCCCACATCGGTTACCTGCACGCGAAGGTCAACGCATAGTTCAGGTGCGGTCGCCGAACGCTTCCGCCACGAAGCGACTGCACTGTGCGGCCGGACTGTCGCACTCCAGGCACCACATCTGCACCTGCCCGGAATCGGTCATCGTCCGCACCCACCGGTGATGGGTCTCTTCGTCACTCATGGCCGGGTCGTTCCCCGCTTTCGGGTGTCCATCCGCGCGGGGGTAGCCTCGGCACATGGATGCCCCGGCCGGGATCCCGCCTGAGATCTTCTCCGGAGCGCCTCACCGTTTGACCATGGGGCTGCGGCCGCTGGACCTGGACACCTGGCTGGATGCAGATCCGGACCATCCCCAGATGCCCGTGCGCCGGGAGTTGCTGTCCGAGCGCCGGGGAGAGGTCTTCGCCGCACTGCCCGACTCGCTGGCTGCCTGTGAACAGGTGGCCACCCGCGTCGCCGCGGTCACGGGCCAGCGCTTGCCCGGGGAGGACCATCCCCTCGTGGAAGCCGCCTTGCAGGTTCGCGATGACCTGTGCGTGCTCGAGCAGCGGGACGGGTCCTGGGTGCTAACCGCGGCCGTCGTCTGCTTTCCCTCGCGGTGGCTCCTCCGGGAGAAGTTGGGCAAGGATGTGCTGTCGATCCATGATCCGGTTCCGCGGTATCGGGATGAGTTGGGGCGCCCGACCGAGGCGTCGTTCGCCGCCATCGTCAAGCAGGCACCGCGCTGGCGGACGAACTGGACCGTGCTCGACGATCCGGTCCTGTTCCAGCCGATGGCTCCGATCGGACCCAGGTACGTGCCCGGCCGAGACGGGTACCTGCGCGTGGAGCGGCAGTGTCTGGTCCCGGTGGGGGAGTCGATCGTCTTCTCGATCCGGACGACGGTCGTGCCGGTCGCCGACCTCGACGAGCATCAGGCAACGGCACTGCTCGCTTCCATCACGCAGACGCCCGAGGATCTGGCGGCCTATCGGGGCTGGTCCCGCGCGCCTCAGTAGCGCAACGGCTTCGGCGGCTGCGCCAGGGTCGCCCGCGGGCAGGCTGCCAGCGTCAGGCCGCCGAGCCCCAGCGCGGCATCACACAGGGACACGACCGTCCAGCCCATACGCGACGCGTAGGCCGTGATCGTGGCGCAGTAGACAGTGATCTCGTACGTGGTGGGAGTGCCATACGCGATCTGGACGGTGCCGATGAGGCGGGCATGTCCCGGGTCGTCCGGACTGCGCCACGGCATGTCGTAGCGGGCCCAGCGTGCCGGATCGGCCGACCACAAGCCGCCGTTGGTGGTGTCGCGCAGCGCCATCTCGACCAGGATCGACCGCGCGGAGTCCTCCGGGATGATGGCCGCCGGCCGGATGATCTCGGTGATGTCGGTGTCGATGTCCCCTGCGGCGAACGCGGTGGCCAGCACTCCGGCCGGATCACGTGTCAGCACCGGTATCACCTCCTCGCCACGATGCCGTCTGTATCGGTATCCGTGCGCGTCGTCTGAGTCGCTTAGTCCGATCTGGTGAGGGTGCAGCTTCCCGCGGCGGGACCCTGCCGCCGCGGAGGAGTCGCTGACGCAGGCGGCACGAGCCGGTACGTGGGACACAGGGCGACTGGCACGGGTTGGCTGCTCGGCCCGGCCACCGCCGGACACCGGCGCCACGCCGTCGGAGGTTCCTTGGCGAAGTCCCCTCTGACGCGTATCCTGATCTCGGTCCTTGTGGGTCTCGACGCTGGGGAAGGCGAAGCGAGACGAGGAGGGCCTCATGAGCGGTACCCAGGCGGCAGCCCGGGGAGTGGTCTTCATCCACTCCTGCCCGAGGGCCTTGATGTCCCATGTCCAGTGGGCTGTCGAGCGCGCGGTGCAACGCACGCACCCGTACGACTGGGCGGCTCAGCCGGTGCAGCCCGGCACGTTCCGGTGCGAGATGCAGTGGTTCGGCGCGGTCGGCGTGGGGGCGGCCATCGCGACCGCCCTGCGCGGCTTCCCCCACTTGCGGTTCGAGGTCACTGAGGAATCGGCCACAGGACCGGGGGAACGCTTCTGCGTCACGCCCACGCTGGGCATGTTCCGGGCGGCGACCGGACCCACCGGCGACATCCTCGTCTCCGAAGAACGGCTCCGCCCACTGCTGGCTGAATCCGACCCCCGGGACGGACTCGCGCTGCTGCTCGGCCAGGCCTGGGATGACGAGCTTGAACCCTTCCGGATGGCCGGCGACGCAGGGGTCAGGTGGTTGACGCGCGTGGGGTGAGGCGCCCGGGTGTCACCCGTTCGGCCCAGTACGCACGATCAGCACCGCGGGAGGTCCCTGCCTGAGGTGGTGGCATCGGTGCGTTTTCCTCAGTGATGTTGACCCGATAGGGTGAGGTCGCCGTTGAGACGGCGTGCGTTCACCCGTTCGGCGGCGTAGAGCGATGTGCCTGGTGGCGATCCTAAGAGGGAAATGTGACCGCAGCCGGCGGCAATGTCGTTCAGACCTTCGAGATCGCCCAGGCCCTGCTTGCGGATCTGCCCGCTCAGGCCGCCGCGCCCGAGGGGTCGTTCGTGGTCCCCAACGTGACGATGGAGTTCAACGCGGCGCCTGCTGCGGCCAGCCCGTCGGACGACAAGAACACCTTCCGCGAGACGATCGGCGCCCCGGGCGCGCAAGGCGGCACCGGCATCACGGTGGCCGTGATCGACACCGGCGTGGATGCCAGCGCCGACATCGATGTGACCGAGCACGTCAACGTCTCCGGCGACCGTCGGGGCGATGGCCTCGGTCACGGCACCTTCATGGCCGGCCTCGTGGCCGGTGACGACACCCAGTACGGCGGGGTCGCCCCGGGCGCACAGGTGCTCGACGTGCAGGTGGCCGACCGGGACGGCAACACCGATCTCGCGCGGGTGCTGGCCGGACTGCAGGCGGTCGCCGACCACCGTGCCGAGGACCCCTCGCTGGACGTCGCGATGCTGGCGCTGAGCACGGAGAGCCCGCTGCCTCCGTGGCTGGACCCCTTGACCCGCGGCCTCGACCGGCTGTGGGCGCGCGGGGTCACCGTGGTGGTCGCCTCCGGTAACGATGGCAAGGACGCCGTGTCCTCGCCGGCCACCGATCCGGTACTGCTCGTCGCGGGTTCCCAGGACGAGGCGGACACCGCCGCGCGCGGCGACGACACCGTTCCGGACTTCTCGAGCTACGGCAAGGCTTACGGCGAGGTGCGCCCGGACATCGTGGCCCCTGGCGTGTCGTTGATCTCGACCGCCGCGCCGGGCAGCCAGGCCTACCTGGAGAACCCGGGATCGCGCGTCGGTGACGACTTCCTCAAGGGGACCGGCACCTCGATGTCCGCGGCCGTGACCGCCGGTGCCCTGGCGGCCCTGCTGGCTCAGCGGCCGGACCTGACCCCGGATCAAGCCAAGGCGCTGCTCGTCGACACCGCCTACCGCACCTCCGGGCTGCGGGCCAAGGACGGTGCGGGCAACGGTGGACTGGACCTGGCCGCTGCGTTGACGGCCCCGGTGCCCACCGTGCAAGGCAACCCGATGGACGACTCGCCGCGGTTCGGGCCGGCTGAAGCCGACGCCGCCGTGTGGGCGCAGTTCGCCAAGGCGTGGCAGGACGGCGACCTGCGGGCCGTCGCCAAGGCGTGGGTGCAACTGTCAGAGCAGAGCCGGCGTTGGGCCGCCAACGCCTGGTCGATCGCCGCCTTGGTGCAGGCGCTGACCACCGACGACGGCACCTTCGAAAGTCGGCGCTGGGCCGGCCACCACTGGACCACCGACGCCTGGAAGAGCCGCCGCTGGGCCAGCGACGAGTGGGTGAGCCGTCGTTGGGCCGACGAGCAATGGCTGCAGGACATGTGGGACAGCCGCCGCTGGGCGGACTCCGACTGGTCGAGCCGGCGCTGGGCTGCCGATGACTGGTTGTCCTTCGCCTGGATGCTGCGGACCGCTGAGACCGACCCCACCATCCTGCAGATGTGGCGCGACAACACGTGGGCCAGCCGCCGCTGGGCCAGCCGCCGCTGGGCCGACTCCGACTGGTCGAGCCGGCGCTGGGCCGACGTGTCCTGGGTGAGCCGCCGCTGGGCCGACGAAGCGTGGGACAGCCGCCGCTGGGCCGACTACAGCTGGGACAGCCGCCGCTGGGCGTCCGGTGACTGGTCGAGCCGCCGTTGGGCCGACTTCTCCTTCGACAGCCGCCGCTGGGCGACCACCGAGTGGGACAGCAGGCGTTGGGCGACTCAGGGTTGGGAAATTCCTTACTGCCCTGAGGAGGTGCCGATGACGCAGGTTCGAGAGGGCCTGCGTCAGGCCCGTCCGGCATGGCTCTCGCCCAATCTCGTCGTCTCGAGTGTGGCCGGCATCGCCGTTCTGTGCCTCGCGGTGCTCGCTGTCCTGCCGGGATTGGTCACCCTCCCGGCGGACATCGAGCAGCCGGTGCCCTGGTGGCTACTGGCCCTCTTCTTCGCGCTCGCAGCCCTGTCGGAGGTCATCTACGTGCCCGTGCGGCACGCCGACTCGTGGGAGGAACTGGCGTTCGTCGAAGTGGTCATGATCTGGGGCCTGCTGGTCCTGCCGCCGCTGCCCCTGATGGTCACGACTCTGCTGGGATTCGCATTGGTGGCGGCCCTGCTGCGCCGGCCGCTGGTCAAGTCGGTGTTCAACCTCGCCTCCTACACGGTGGCCAGCACCGGGCTGATGATCACGTACTACGTGCTGGATGCCGGTGCTGGCACCTTCAGCGCGCGGTCCATGACTGTACTGGTGATCGCTGCGCTCGTGTTCGCCTTCGTGAACCTGCTGCTGCTGTCGGTGATCCTGTACGCCGCCGGGGACGTGCCGCCCCGGGAGTTCCTCGCCGAGCAGTGGTGGTTGAGCGTAGGCATGGCGGTCGGTTCGGTCGGGGTCTCCATGATGGCGCTGTCCATCTGGCAGAACACCCCGGTGCTCGTCCCGCTGACCGCCCTGCCCGCGGTGGCCTTGTGGTACGCCTACCGTGCCAGCGCCTCGCACGCCGAAGCCCGGGAGCGCAGCCGTTGGCTGGTGGAACTCGGGCAGGCGGTGGCCACCCCCGGCGTCCCCGACGAGGTCATCCCGCGCGCGGCGGAGGCCCTTCGCAGGGTCTACGGCGCCGACGAGTACACGGTCGTGCTGCATTCGGGACTTCATTTCGGGTCCGATCCGGCGTGGTCCGCGCCATCGCTCATGCCGCGCGAGGCGCGAACGCTCGATGCCGGGTCGCTGCCCACCGGCTGGCGCGCCGGGGTGGCTGTGCGGCTCGATGACCAGTCCGGCGGCGGGGTGCTGGCCCTTGGGAGCCACCGCGACCCGGTCGGCGTGCTGAGCCGGTTGCCCTGGGCGCGCTCCTGGGAGCTGGAGGACACCGACAAGCCTGGCCTGGTGGCGCTGACAGCCGCGGTGGGTTCGTCTGTGCGGGCAGGCCAGACGCTGACCGCGCTGACCGCGGAAACCGCCAAACTGCAGGCAGTCGTCGATCACGCCACCGACGGCATCGCGGTGGTCGACACCGGTGGCCGGTTGCTGCTGTGGAGCCCAGCGGCCGAACGGATCACCGGCGTGGCGGCACCGCGAGGAGACGAGTACCCGGAGATCGTGCGCCGGATCATCTCCGTGCCGCCGGATCGGCAAGGCCTCGAGCTGGAGTTCGACCGCGCCGACGGTCAGAGCCTGTCCCTGCACGTCACGCGTGTGGACGTCGTTGGTTCTGCGGCGACCAGTGTCATCACCATCCGGGACATGACCCGCGAGCGCCGCGCCGAACGGATGAAGGCCGACTTCATCGCGACGGTGTCCCACGAGTTGCGCACCCCGATCACGCCGATCCGTGGCTACGCCGATCTGCTGCGGCGCCGCTGGGACCGCATGAGCGAGGAGAAGCGCAACAAGGTGCTCGACACGATCGAGGAGCGGGCCAACCACC
This genomic window from Micrococcales bacterium contains:
- a CDS encoding neutral zinc metallopeptidase, translated to MIKLLTPMVAALVLVAGCGGTTPSDPGTPAVPEQATVPAGGERTGAVPTSAPSGTSFSFKAEGETQEFDFAAYDEAMDLALGAINEYWIETLPAEFGIEWTDPGEFIAYYPPEQDGPDCGGQPVGPENAVYCSQSDGDYIAWDEPGLMVPYYEEFGDMANAVILAHEFGRLGLSEQFPLTIESELQADCFAGAWAGWADEQGLLGADAADQAAAAVVSVADPEGVPWNDPDAHGTADERLEAFAIGVDSGAAGCVDTFVPGFSTQG
- a CDS encoding CHAP domain-containing protein, with the translated sequence MKRMVVALVSAGVMAALTATPASAVDLDPVRLELVDVPATVPAGTDASVGAFVPRGTRCRLIVRHDATEVWKGPRARATSGFMQFPWTQQPGSATGEWRLRVKCRDDLRRWKSKWGAFSVTGSAAAQSSTPTLNRPASASVSAVPRSYGWQPFGTTLIKGTDWFNGRGVDVRSNGGNGCASGCAVRGTYGTKYQCVELVNRFVRTQGWVTSNIMGNAGQLMRTAPADVFDKHPAGDGYLPVPGDIIVWTGGSSGYGHVAVVSSVTGRVVTFVEQNANRSGSWHLTMNANGKLAGYGSLAHIGYLHAKVNA
- a CDS encoding DUF3445 domain-containing protein, with protein sequence MDAPAGIPPEIFSGAPHRLTMGLRPLDLDTWLDADPDHPQMPVRRELLSERRGEVFAALPDSLAACEQVATRVAAVTGQRLPGEDHPLVEAALQVRDDLCVLEQRDGSWVLTAAVVCFPSRWLLREKLGKDVLSIHDPVPRYRDELGRPTEASFAAIVKQAPRWRTNWTVLDDPVLFQPMAPIGPRYVPGRDGYLRVERQCLVPVGESIVFSIRTTVVPVADLDEHQATALLASITQTPEDLAAYRGWSRAPQ
- a CDS encoding DUF3145 family protein, whose product is MSGTQAAARGVVFIHSCPRALMSHVQWAVERAVQRTHPYDWAAQPVQPGTFRCEMQWFGAVGVGAAIATALRGFPHLRFEVTEESATGPGERFCVTPTLGMFRAATGPTGDILVSEERLRPLLAESDPRDGLALLLGQAWDDELEPFRMAGDAGVRWLTRVG
- a CDS encoding S8 family serine peptidase, whose translation is MTAAGGNVVQTFEIAQALLADLPAQAAAPEGSFVVPNVTMEFNAAPAAASPSDDKNTFRETIGAPGAQGGTGITVAVIDTGVDASADIDVTEHVNVSGDRRGDGLGHGTFMAGLVAGDDTQYGGVAPGAQVLDVQVADRDGNTDLARVLAGLQAVADHRAEDPSLDVAMLALSTESPLPPWLDPLTRGLDRLWARGVTVVVASGNDGKDAVSSPATDPVLLVAGSQDEADTAARGDDTVPDFSSYGKAYGEVRPDIVAPGVSLISTAAPGSQAYLENPGSRVGDDFLKGTGTSMSAAVTAGALAALLAQRPDLTPDQAKALLVDTAYRTSGLRAKDGAGNGGLDLAAALTAPVPTVQGNPMDDSPRFGPAEADAAVWAQFAKAWQDGDLRAVAKAWVQLSEQSRRWAANAWSIAALVQALTTDDGTFESRRWAGHHWTTDAWKSRRWASDEWVSRRWADEQWLQDMWDSRRWADSDWSSRRWAADDWLSFAWMLRTAETDPTILQMWRDNTWASRRWASRRWADSDWSSRRWADVSWVSRRWADEAWDSRRWADYSWDSRRWASGDWSSRRWADFSFDSRRWATTEWDSRRWATQGWEIPYCPEEVPMTQVREGLRQARPAWLSPNLVVSSVAGIAVLCLAVLAVLPGLVTLPADIEQPVPWWLLALFFALAALSEVIYVPVRHADSWEELAFVEVVMIWGLLVLPPLPLMVTTLLGFALVAALLRRPLVKSVFNLASYTVASTGLMITYYVLDAGAGTFSARSMTVLVIAALVFAFVNLLLLSVILYAAGDVPPREFLAEQWWLSVGMAVGSVGVSMMALSIWQNTPVLVPLTALPAVALWYAYRASASHAEARERSRWLVELGQAVATPGVPDEVIPRAAEALRRVYGADEYTVVLHSGLHFGSDPAWSAPSLMPREARTLDAGSLPTGWRAGVAVRLDDQSGGGVLALGSHRDPVGVLSRLPWARSWELEDTDKPGLVALTAAVGSSVRAGQTLTALTAETAKLQAVVDHATDGIAVVDTGGRLLLWSPAAERITGVAAPRGDEYPEIVRRIISVPPDRQGLELEFDRADGQSLSLHVTRVDVVGSAATSVITIRDMTRERRAERMKADFIATVSHELRTPITPIRGYADLLRRRWDRMSEEKRNKVLDTIEERANHLTRLVDDLLIAARASTDTTLRVEMQSVDVVALVREAATAFPDAEGRITIEDVPPLLVLADPTRLVQIIGNLVGNALKYTPAGTQIDLTFGAGDPVEVRVTDHGPGIAADEQERVFERFYRIEDPLTMRTGGSGLGLHISRELARAMGGDVRLKSSPGAGSTFVVQLKPEGTDGHDPDRRR